A genomic region of Zea mays cultivar B73 chromosome 6, Zm-B73-REFERENCE-NAM-5.0, whole genome shotgun sequence contains the following coding sequences:
- the LOC103630943 gene encoding E3 ubiquitin-protein ligase RHF2A: MALVAARSRAWCQRSSQCPMCWQHISMKDPMSQELLEAVEQERNIRANPSRNTVVFHHPMLGDFEIPVGADDAELEERIIQHLAAAAAVRRSHRHHNRRDGHQSRSGASSHPHFLVLSADERTISGQEGDYEQAPAVASGRPLRTLVEQERTRGLADASSLLCVTIGHKLFSIFRKRAIHSKNSFKHFRSSLQLRLRS; encoded by the exons ATGGCCTTGGTCGCGGCAAGAAGCAGAGCCTG GTGCCAGAGAAGCTCCCAGTGCCCCATGTGTTGGCAGCATATCAGCATGAAAGATCCTATGAG CCAAGAGCTACTAGAGGCTGTTGAACAAGAGAGGAACATCCGAGCTAATCCTTCACGTAATACTGTTGTTTTCCACCATCCAATGCTGGGTGATTTTGAG ATCCCTgtaggtgcagatgatgcagaactTGAAGAACGCATTATTCAGCACTTGGCTGCCGCAGCTGCAGTGCGTAGGTCACACCGTCATCATAATAGAAGAGATGGGCACCAGAGCAGATCAGGAGCAAGTAGCCACCCACATTTTCTGGTGCTCTCAGCAGACGAGCGCACTATCTCAGGTCAAGAAGGGGACTACGAACAAGCACCTGCTGTAGCTTCTGGCCGCCCTTTACGTACACTTGTTGAACAAGAACGCACTCGAGGGTTAGCTGATGCTTCCAGTCTCCTGTGTGTAACTATTGGACATAAATTGTTCTCTATTTTTAGGAAACGTGCAATACACAGCAAGAACAGTTTCAAACATTTCAGAAGCAGCTTGCAGTTGCGACTGAGAAGTTGA
- the LOC103630944 gene encoding protein root UVB sensitive 2, chloroplastic, with product MAENYASTLSERPSRTTSLSKRSPASRSWRSLASFTPAPQSPCKMYNLIPEIQPLNSITLIFLQVKVIQDSRPIHDKLVDSFLNKFFPSGYPYSVNEGYLTYTKFRVLQHFSSAMLHVLSTQSLLFAVGLRPTPTQATAVSWILKDGMQHTRKLICSSMGARMDSEPKSWRILADVLYDLGTALEVVSPLCPQLFLEVAGLGNFAKGMVVVAARATRLPIYSSFAKEGNLSDLFAKGEAISTLFNVMGIGAGIGLASTVCSTTQGKVHICRMTYHRLSYHYSCSITPSSGKYTQ from the exons ATGGCTGAGAACTACGCGTCCACGCTGTCGGAGAGGCCGTCAAGAACGACATCCTTGAGCAAACGGTCTCCGGCCTCGAGAAGCTGGAGAAGCCTCGCCTCTTTCACCCCTGCCCCGCAGTCGCCGTGTA AAATGTACAACTTGATACCTGAAATACAACCTCTAAAT TCAATAACTCTTATTTTCCTGCAGGTAAAAGTTATTCAGGATTCTAGACCTATACATGACAAACTTGTTGATTCTTTCTTGAACAAATTTTTCCCATCAGGTTATCCATACAG TGTGAATGAAGGTTACTTAACTTATACCAAATTCCGTGTGCTACAGCATTTCTCGAGTGCTATGCTACATGTGCTATCAACACAG TCCTTGCTGTTTGCTGTAGGTTTGCGACCTACCCCGACGCAAGCAACTGCTGTAAGTTGG ATTCTAAAAGATGGAATGCAGCACACAAGAAAGCTCATTTGTAGCAGCATGGGTGCAAGAATGGATTCTGAACCAAAGAGTTGGAGGATACTTG CTGATGTTCTCTACGATCTCGGTACTGCATTGGAAGTTGTTTCGCCGCTGTGCCCACAACTTTTCCTTGAAGTAGCAGGCTTGGGAAATTTTGCGAAG GGAATGGTCGTTGTTGCAGCAAGAGCAACGAGGCTTCCAATTTACTCTTCTTTTGCCAAAGAAGGCAATCTTAGTGATTTATTTGCTAAAGGGGAAGCCATATCAACACTTTTCAATGTCATGGGAATTGGAGCTGGAATTGGATTGGCATCTACTGTTTGTTCAACAACTCAAGGGAAGGTACATATTTGCAGGATGACATATCATCGTCTATCCTATCATTATAGCTGTTCCATTACACCATCATCAGGCAAATATACACAGTGA
- the LOC103629180 gene encoding putative serine/threonine-protein kinase-like protein CCR3: MTPRPRLLLLLLPLLQPLALLLAIAVPAACAASTLAVSASSASPTVCGVAELSGTVHCAALQGASISNASSGPVAPSAIAFAELSAGRGFVCGLQAGGAALFCWPSTPAPRWGQLRRLYDGPAPLADLAAGADHVAAYDASGSGSGTVLWWRGGGRFPARADGAFRSLVSGDGFSCAVEASAPAAVRCWGPRGGAVQAGLANASAAPCLAAGGDRACAVLASGTALCSGAPAANASAAAPPGDLFGYGLAVGDSHACALRRPYHTAVCWSLGGPTTTLYEPALGISFEFLVAGGNFTCGVASSDFSVYCWSVGAVAAPVPLPRIRPGVCVADDTACRGCGFMPQSQQFCGGSGGICDALCDGSPPLPPAPPPPPPRTPPPSSSRRVSKAWIAFCVVGAAGGFAGLCSIVYCLVFGFCSNKRVHNSVQPNISAAADNNHNHNSGVVGGSPYGSPNGSRARGLFRRQLSRAMTRQRSGPSSFKDAAEEFTFAQLEAATKGFALEARIGEGSFGTVYRGKLSDGREVAIKRGECGPRAHRFQEKESAFRSELAFLSRLHHKHLVALVGYCEENEERLLVYEYMKNGALYDHLHPKASAAPSPVASSWKLRIKILLDASRGIEYLHSYAVPPIIHRDIKSSNILLDGGWMARVSDFGLSLMGPLEPAPSEDDAAAAAWRSRSRSRSQHLTVVKAAGTVGYMDPEYYGLHHLTVKSDVYGFGVVMLESLTGRRAIFKSGEGGSPVSVVDYAVPSIAGGELGKVLDPRAPEPAAHEAEAVELVAYTAVHCVRLEGKDRPAMADVVANLETAFALCEGSAGGGVGVGNSSSSASLSVTSMDRSGALA; encoded by the coding sequence ATGACCCCGCGGccgcgcctcctcctcctcctcctcccgctgCTCCAGCCCCTCGCCCTCCTCCTCGCCATTGCCGTGCCAGCCGCCTGCGCCGCGTCCACGCTCGCCGTCTCGGCGTCCTCCGCCTCCCCGACCGTCTGCGGGGTCGCCGAGCTCAGCGGCACAGTCCACTGCGCGGCGCTCCAGGGCGCCTCCATCTCCAACGCCTCGAGCGGCCCCGTCGCGCCGTCCGCCATCGCGTTCGCGGAGCTCTCCGCGGGGCGGGGCTTCGTGTGCGGCCTGCAGGCGGGGGGCGCCGCGCTCTTCTGCTGGCCGTCCACGCCGGCGCCGCGCTGGGGGCAGCTCCGCCGGCTGTACGACGGGCCCGCCCCGCTCGCGGACCTCGCCGCCGGCGCCGACCACGTCGCGGCCTACgacgcctccggctccggctccgggACCGTCCTGTGGTGGCGCGGCGGCGGCCGCTTCCCCGCGCGTGCCGACGGCGCGTTCCgctccctcgtctccggcgacggcttctCCTGCGCCGTCGAGGCCAGCGCGCCCGCGGCCGTCCGCTGCTGGGGCCCGCGGGGCGGCGCGGTGCAGGCGGGCCTCGCCAACGCGTCCGCCGCGCCGTGCCTCGCGGCCGGGGGCGATCGCGCCTGCGCCGTCCTGGCCTCCGGCACCGCGCTCTGCTCCGGTGCCCCCGCGGCCAACGcctccgccgccgcgccgccggggGACCTCTTCGGCTACGGCCTCGCCGTCGGCGACTCCCACGCTTGCGCGCTCCGTCGGCCCTACCACACCGCCGTCTGCTGGAGCCTCGGCGGGCCCACCACCACCCTGTACGAGCCGGCCCTGGGGATCTCCTTCGAGTTCCTCGTCGCCGGCGGCAACTTCACGTGCGGCGTCGCGTCCAGCGACTTCAGCGTCTACTGCTGGTCCGTGGGCGCCGTGGCCGCGCCGGTGCCGCTGCCGAGGATCCGCCCCGGCGTCTGCGTCGCCGACGACACCGCCTGCCGCGGGTGCGGCTTCATGCCGCAGTCGCAGCAGTTCTGCGGGGGCTCCGGCGGGATCTGCGACGCCCTCTGTGACGgttcgccgccgctgccgcctgcTCCCCCACCCCCTCCGCCGCGTACACCGCCGCCGTCGTCGAGTAGGCGCGTGTCCAAGGCCTGGATCGCGTTCTGCGTGGTCGGCGCGGCGGGAGGCTTCGCGGGGCTCTGCTCCATCGTCTACTGCCTCGTCTTCGGCTTCTGCAGCAACAAGCGGGTGCACAACTCGGTGCAGCCCAACATCAGCGCCGCCGCCGACAACAACCACAACCACAACAGCGGCGTCGTGGGCGGGAGCCCGTACGGGTCGCCGAACGGgtcgcgggcgcgcggcctgttCCGGCGGCAGCTGTCGCGCGCGATGACGCGGCAGCGCAGCGGGCCGTCGTCGTTCAAGGACGCCGCGGAGGAGTTCACCTTCGCGCAGCTGGAGGCGGCCACCAAGGGGTTCGCGCTGGAGGCCAGGATCggggaaggcagcttcggcaccgTGTACCGGGGCAAGCTCTCCGACGGGCGGGAGGTGGCCATCAAGCGCGGCGAGTGTGGGCCCCGCGCGCACCGGTTCCAGGAGAAGGAGAGCGCGTTCCGGTCGGAGCTGGCGTTCCTGTCCCGGCTCCACCACAAGCACCTCGTCGCCCTGGTGGGGTACTGCGAGGAGAACGAGGAGCGGCTGCTGGTGTACGAGTACATGAAGAACGGCGCGCTCTACGACCACCTGCACCCCAAGGCCTCGGCGGCGCCGTCGCCGGTGGCGTCGTCGTGGAAGCTGCGCATCAAGATCCTGCTGGACGCGTCCCGCGGCATCGAGTACCTGCACTCGTACGCCGTGCCGCCGATCATCCACCGCGACATCAAGTCGTCCAACATCCTGCTGGACGGCGGGTGGATGGCGCGTGTGTCGGACTTCGGGCTGTCGCTGATGGGGCCTCTGGAGCCAGCACCGTCGGAGgatgacgccgccgccgccgcctggagGTCACGGTCGCGGTCACGGTCGCAGCACCTGACGGTGGTGAAGGCCGCCGGCACGGTGGGGTACATGGACCCGGAGTATTACGGGCTGCACCACCTGACGGTGAAGAGCGACGTGTACGGGTTCGGCGTGGTGATGCTGGAGTCGCTGACGGGGCGGCGCGCCATCTTCAAGTCGGGGGAGGGCGGGAGCCCCGTGAGCGTGGTGGACTACGCGGTGCCCAGCATCGCGGGCGGGGAGCTCGGGAAGGTGCTGGACCCGCGCGCGCCGGAGCCCGCGGCGCACGAGGCCGAGGCCGTGGAGCTGGTGGCGTACACCGCCGTGCACTGCGTCCGGCTGGAGGGCAAGGACCGCCCCGCCATGGCCGACGTCGTGGCCAACCTGGAGACGGCATTCGCGCTCTGCGAGGGGAGCGCCGGCGGCGGGGTCGGGGTCGGGAACAGCTCCTCCAGTGCTAGCCTCTCCGTCACGTCCATGGACCGGTCGGGAGCCCTGGCCTGA